In the genome of Methylomagnum ishizawai, the window AAAAACCCGGACCTGGACAGCAACGGCAGCCCCGCCCTCGCGGCCAAGATCGGGTTCGCGCCCGCCGATGGGACGGAGGGGGCTTCCGGCGACGATACCCAGGTGAAGGCGGCGGGGGCGTGGGCGCAAGCGGCGGCGACCACGACCTATGAGCTGTTCCCGCCGGTCCAGGTCGATGTGGATTCCTACCTGAACATCGTCGTCACCACCGGACCCGGCACGGGGGCGACCGGCACGGTCTATGGCAAGGTGGAAGGGCGGGCTACGGGCCGACCTTGAACTGGGCGGGGGTTTCCCCGCCTTTTGGGTTTTTGGAGCGTATATGAACACAGTGGTTGCAAGCGGCGCGGGGAATGTGGCCCGGCGGATCAAGTACATCGGCAGCAAGCCGGGGGGACGGCGCGATACGGTGGCGGGAACCGACCTGCATTGGCCCGGCCCCGGCGCGGTGTTGGTGGTCGCGCCGCATGTCGCGGCGAGGCTGGTGGCCTACCCGGATATTTGGGAGGACGTGACCGACCGGGATCAACCCGACTTGTTGGCGGAGGCCGCGTCCAGCGGCTTGGAAGTGGCGCGGTTGCGGGAGGAAAACGCGCAACTGCGCGAGGAGGTGTATTTGCTGCGGCAGGAGAAAGCCTTGCTGGAGGAGCGGATACAACGGTTGGAGGCCGGGCCGACGCGGGCCGGGGTGTTGGAGCCGCTGGCACCGGGCGCAAACGCCGACCCGCCCGCGCCGGAAACCCTTCCCATCCCGCAGGTGCCGGACCTGGACAGGATGGACAAGCGGGCGCTGATGGAATTCGCGCAGCAGGAGTTGCAGTTGGACCTGGACGGGAAACTGTACCCGAAGGACATGCGGGCGCAAATCGCCAGCACATTGATGGCGCGGGGCTAGGCCATGGCCACGCCGGGAGACTTCCTGGGCCATGTGCTGCCAGCGGTGCCGGGCTGCCCGGACCTGGCGGCGAAGCTCGACATCCGGCGGGCGTGCGTCCAGTTCTGCCGCGAGGCGCGGGTGTGGCGGGCCTGGCTCGATCCGGTGGATGTGGTGGCGGGGTGGATGGAATACGCCTTGCCGGTGCCGGTCGGGGCGACCGTTGCGCGGGTCGAGGAGGCGAAGCTGGGCGATACCCGGCTGGGGCCGATGACGCGGGAGGACGCCCTGGCGGCCTACGGGGAAACCTGGGACACGGGCTTGCGCGGGGAGTCCCGGAATTATCTGGTGCCGGGGCCGGGGACGCTGGCCCTGGTGCCGATCCCGGCGCGGGACGGGGCGGGGCTGTTGAAGGTCTTCGCGACGCTGGAACCCACCCCGACAGCGGCCACGGTGCCGGATTGGTTGCTGGCGGATTACCCGGAAACCATCGCGCACGGGGCTTTGGCCCGGTTGTTGGCGGTGCCGGGGAAACCTTGGAGCAATCCGCAGTTGGCGCTATGGCATGGGCGGAGGTTCCAGGCCGATATCGGGAGTTATGCGGCGGTGGTCGCGCAGGGGTGGACGTGTAGGCCGCTGGGTACGCGGTCGGTTTTCAGGTAGCGGGGATGCGGTATGGTGCTGGTGAGGGCGTTGTCGGGCGGTGCCCGCGTGGAGACGGGCAATGGCCATCGATATTATTTTTCCGGGCGGGCGGACGGGACGTTCTGCGCCGATGTGGGCGTGGCGGACGTGGCTTATTTCGCTGGGCGGGCGGCGGAGTTCGAGGTGGTGGATTCCGTGGCCACCGGCCTTGCCAGCGCGACCCTGGCCAATGTGGCGTCCAGCGCCACCAGCGTCGTCTTGGTGGTCGCCAATGCCCGCCGCAATCGGCTCATCGTCGTCAACGACTCGGCCTCGATCTTGTACCTCAAGTTCGGCGTGGGGGCTTCCAGCACCTCCTTCAGTATCAGGCTCTATCCCAACGAGACCTACGAGAGCCCGCCGTCCGGGGTCTATACGGGCCGGGTGGACGCCATTTGGAGCGCGGTCAATGGCGCCGCCCGCGTGACGGAGTTGTAGGCCATGATTTCCTCGCCCAAGGCATTTCTATCCACGACCCTTGCCGCGCTGCTGGCATTGCCCGCCGCCGCTTATGCCGGACAGATCGTCCGCGCCACCGATTACGGTGTGGGGTTCGGTTCCCTGTGGTTTTCCGATGGTTCGGCGTGGCGGTTGCTCGGTCCGACGCAGGTTTACAACACCACCACCGATTTCGTCGGCACCTATGCCGGGGCCACGCTGGTGGCCCAGGTCGTGTTCCCCGCCAATTCGCTGCGGGTGGGGGATGCCTTGTCGCTGGTGATCCGCACGGTGAAATCGGGGACCGCCGATGCGTTCGCCCGGAATATCCGGTTCGGCGGCACCGGGGATATAGGCACCGATAGCAGCGTCTTTTCACTTGGGTATGGGTCCACCAACACCCATACCGCCGAGAATCCGCGCCTCAAGATCGTTTCGGCCACGTCGATCCGGGTCACGACCATTGGCTCAACCGCTTCGTTCAGCGGCGGCACGTCCACCGTGGGCGCGACCGATACCACGATCCCGGACATCGCCGCGAACAATAGCTACCTCAGTATCACCTTCAACAAGAACGCCGGGTCGGCGGGAGAAACCCTGACGACCAAGGAATTGACGATCATCCACCATCCCGGACCCTGACCATCATGCAGAACGTCAAGACACCCGCCGAACGTGACGCCCTCAAGCCGGTCCTGGCCGTCCATGTGGAGGCGGATGATTCCTGGGATTGCTACCTGCCGGGGGATGAACTACCGGCGATGCCGTCGCCTTTGGATAGCATCGTGGCGACTCCCAGCCAGTTCCGGCTCGCCTTGTTGCAAAGCGGCTTGCTGGATGCGGTCGAGGCTTATGTCGCTACCCAGCCGCGCCCGACCCAGATCGAGTATGAGTACGCCCCGCAAATCCATTCCCAGAATCCTTTGATCGTTGCCGCCGCCCAGGCGTTGGGGCTGACGGACGGGCAGCGGTTGGCGCTGTTCCAGTTGGCGGTGACGTTGTGACCACCGCCGCCACGATCATCGACAACGACATCAGCCCGGTGCTGAACGACACCGCCGCGACGTTTTGGAGCGCCGCCGAGCGGCTGGCCGCGCTGAATCTGGCTGTGCTGGCGGTGGTGGCGATGCGGCCCGACCAGTTCGCCACCAATCAAGATGTGGCCCTGGTAGCCGGGTATCTGCAAAACATCCCGGCGGATGGGTTGGCCTTCGTCGATGTCCTGGGGGTGCAGCGGCGTGACTTGGAGATGGCGAACCGGATGAACCCGGATTGGCGGACGGCGGCGGCGGGGGCGACACGGGCGGTGTTGTTCGATCCGCGCAATCCCAGGCAGTTCATGGTATTTCCGCCCGCGATGGCGGGGGCGACGGTGCCCCTGGTCTACGTGAAAACGCCTGCGGCCTTGGCGTCCACCGCCGACACGGTGCCGGTACCGGAGCCGTTCCGGCCCGCGCTGGCGGCCTATGCGCTGGGGGTGTTGTTTTCCAAGGACATCGCGGGGGCCAAGGGGCCGGGGTATTTCCAGTTGTTCCAAGCCTTGATGGGCGGCAAGGTGCCGGTGGACGCCGCGATGGC includes:
- a CDS encoding cell division protein ZapB; this translates as MNTVVASGAGNVARRIKYIGSKPGGRRDTVAGTDLHWPGPGAVLVVAPHVAARLVAYPDIWEDVTDRDQPDLLAEAASSGLEVARLREENAQLREEVYLLRQEKALLEERIQRLEAGPTRAGVLEPLAPGANADPPAPETLPIPQVPDLDRMDKRALMEFAQQELQLDLDGKLYPKDMRAQIASTLMARG
- a CDS encoding phage adaptor protein encodes the protein MTTAATIIDNDISPVLNDTAATFWSAAERLAALNLAVLAVVAMRPDQFATNQDVALVAGYLQNIPADGLAFVDVLGVQRRDLEMANRMNPDWRTAAAGATRAVLFDPRNPRQFMVFPPAMAGATVPLVYVKTPAALASTADTVPVPEPFRPALAAYALGVLFSKDIAGAKGPGYFQLFQALMGGKVPVDAAMAQPVPTAEA